GGACCCGGTCTCGCCGTACTTCACGTGCACGCCGATGAAGACCAGGCTCTCGAGCGCGAGCGCGGTGGCGGCGACGACGGTGAGCGTCGGGCGCCAGTGCAGCGCGCCCGGGAGGATCAGCCCGGCGACGCAGAGCAGCTCGAGGACGCCGAGCGCCATCCAGGCCGGCCGCGGCAGCGCCCCGAAC
Above is a window of Terriglobales bacterium DNA encoding:
- a CDS encoding DoxX family protein codes for the protein MNILLWVLQGLAALVYGASGVMKVFLFDKISGEVPSFGALPRPAWMALGVLELLCVAGLILPGALHWRPTLTVVAATALALESLVFIGVHVKYGETGSIVMSAVLGLLMAFLAYGRGFLRPL